The Zeugodacus cucurbitae isolate PBARC_wt_2022May chromosome 4, idZeuCucr1.2, whole genome shotgun sequence genome includes the window CGAGAAACAACGCGCCACGCTTGAGCGGCGCTCAACGCGCTTCTATCACTACCTGAGGCATAGCGCAATTAATGTTTCCAACTTTTCAACGAAACCCTTCGATAACGCCTGCACAATCTTGTCAGATGCGATTCCAGCGGACGAAGTGGAACAGCTTTAACGTGTTGAAGACTGACGAGGAAgcttagtttaaaattttcaaatgtcaATTGTATTGCATAGAATTTTACTAATCTCGGTATTTAGAAAAATGTTGCTTTTGCGTTATGAACAAATTGTAATGACGCACTAGAGGAAGTATAATATAGTATGTATCTATAATggggcagcaacaaaaaatagcataaatattattattataattaagtgTATTTGAATGTGCATTTATTGGCATTTTACACTTattaactacaataaattaatttatattttgtaacgtaaactatatttaatgttattatgtatataagtacgaattcaaacaataacaacaacaacattttttataatgtaAGTGAAgttaataaattacaatttttttttaatttacactcTACTCGAATTTAATAACTTCACACATTTGCAGATCGCCATATAGGCATGCTACTTGCGATCCAACCATCCATGTTGCGATGCGCAATGTATGAGTGAACTCAGTTTAATCACAGTTGGGCTAATTCTTCTAAATTTAACGCttttgtcgttttttttttttattcaaaagcagaagaaaaatttaattcgttTCTTTTCCGATTGGCAACAATTTGGTTGCGGTTGTTTCTCATTTAGACCATTCGCTGTAGCTGTTGGTTGGGTGTTGAGTATTTTCGCGCactgaaaaatagaaaataaaattaagtatgaaattagaaacaaaattCGAATGTATTTTCCTTATCATGCATTACTTATCGTTTCGTTTTATGTACATTTGCACGCTAATGATTCAGTCTTAAACTCTGGGAACTATgcttgtacacacatacattgtaTTCTAATGAATTTCCAATCTCTGGCTGTATTCACACATTTACTActcttaatttttgttaaatatttaactgcTAACTGGCCTCAGCTGTAGTTTGGGATGATATTATTAGCATgtcaaagttttcaaaaaacaaaaatgtttgcgCAAACTCATCAGTAATAAGAATTgtctaaaatttaatatttgtttttggttgttGATAATAGCAAAAGTCCAGTGAATTTAACAGGCGGGTGTTATACCCATTTAAAGCACTCTtttaaataccaacaacaacagcgaaccGCGACAGTTGTATAGCTTGTTGTGTaataggttatttgtattttggtacacatattcaaattggaaatgaaaatgcaaaaaaaaatgcttcacATAACACAGTATTGATAAAGTTTAGtatctatgtaaatatgtacatactggAGCCACTACAAATGTTACAGTGAAGGACCGATAGATAATAAGTTCAACACTGTCtgcccacatacatacatatgtacatatgaacacatatagatatgtatatatttgcataatagTACAAGAAAACTGTCGCTAGTCTACACTGTTGCAGGTAAAGTTTAATTACCGTTATGTCCGTGTCTCAGTTGCGCAAACATTCACCTCTCTGGGGGAATTTCCGCAAATTAGCTAtaggtatatgtgtatgtatgtgagtctaTGAGTGTGCATCTGTCTTCAGATAAGTGAATACATGAATTCGATTTTAATTGCCTTACCTCTGCTCTGATCACGCCGATTTTGTACGACTTCATTTCCTTAATGGCATCCGTGGAATGACCGACTTCATTGAAGGCTTTTGTGGCGTCTCTACCCGCATACTCGAGTATGGATTCTTCACCACCGGGatgctaaaaataattagtatacAAATTTAGATTTAGCATGGCATTTTGAgaaatacttatacatatatgtatatgtatgtatgttaatttttgtgtgACTTAATTGTTGATTTATAGCCAATTTCCTCGATTGCAATAAAAAtggattatatttatataagaaagTACCAACCAAACTGAAGATATAATTTATGATGAAATTTATTCAACATCCGGTGTTTTGGAAATGTCATATTTGTTCTTGAGCTACCTTTTTATGTGGATTCAATTGAAAACCATATAAACTATGAGGTTTCCTGAACACTTTTTAGTGTAGCATATTGAGATGAACTACAACTTCTctaatttaataactttaaaagCATTACTTAAACGATCCTTTTAATTACTTCTATATtgagatattttttataaatctaaaataaaaaaaattaaatttatgtttttaaaattatttcgaaaataatttatgttatttttgagAGTGTGCCTTTCGAAGCTGCCGAAGGAATATCGATACAATTAGTTTCTAGTAACCAGTAACTAGTTTCCGTAAAAgttcttcaataatttttcgCGTTAGATTCAAGTTTACATTTATACTCAAACTGTTTTAGTTTcacttttgagaaatttttcaaaatcttgTGTTTTCATACTTCTTTTATGAACTCCGTCATGTCGTAGACGCTGTCTTTAATAATAATCCACACGGGCTTGCCATCGCGTCCGTTGTTCTGTGCCACCTCACAAACACTGTATTCCTGCGACATGTTTATTAAGCTAACACCAACAATAACGGTAAAAACAATAACTGTAACTGTGTTCAAATACGAAAGGCAATTCCTCAAGTGTGGAACGTCTTGACGCAGCAGTCTGCTCACATCAACTGATATCGAACCTATTTGAATGTAAATCTTTTATTCAGAAGTTCCGCTACTCCCAATCAATGccaataaattaatatgtatatttacatacatacatatatacatacaaacaaatatatacatacatagatatttctGCATTTCGAAGTGATAATGAAGTGTTCTCGTATATGGGTATTCGCTTAACTTATCATCGAAgccttttcatttcatattcatatttcgatTGTTATAGACTGGCTCATATTCACATATCATatgcatatagatatgtatgtatatatacagatttccatgtatgtatgtgggcgtatttttgttattttaacttGTTTTTGTGTGAATACCAACTTACTTATTTAATCACACGTGAGTTCATAAGTAATTTACCGTTATGTTGTAATACTCGTATCTACGTTTTTTTTGCTCCCAGAATAGCTTCTGGTTTTATTTCCTTACTGTTGCATTCTCACCTCTTTATCATTTCCATGCTTACCAGAAACATATACACGAGATTGCTTCAAAGAAGTTGTTGTTCCGCGTTGACACGCCCTTTTCTCTCGCAATATTCATTTATCATGATTCATGGTGATCACTCAGCCATATGTACTATACTCTAAGGGGACGTGAACTCCCCCGCTGTAggatctttaaaattttattagtaaGGCTTGGACGCAAGGGGTTTGTGGATCGTATTATCATTCTCCTGGCAAACTTTTGCCATAAGAACGCTTCATGAAATATATCAGTCGTACGGAGGCAATGGTAAGACTTGGTCATATTTAGATAATATGAAGGTGAACACAAGAAAAAAGAAAGCATTCTCGTAATCGATATACTTATTGTTAGATCTCACCCCAGTATTTTTGTTAATTGATGGGAATATTCCTATTGAAAGACTTTTCTTAAAAACTCTCTGGGCTTACCATGGAAACAAATTTCAATTCCCAAAACATGAGTCTTCAATCTGGTGAGGTTAATTACGGCACACTGTCTATGGTATGTGTAGCCCTAAGTATAAGTGTTTACTTAGAAAAGAGCCGGAAAAGTCGGTCGATCATTTCCATTCTATAAATAACTATACCACATATCTTTTTAAGGTCTGTCTGTTGAGGGGCTGCAGGCATTAGCCTCCGCTATACTCATGTGCTTGATCTGTGTGCGTGAAAAGTGCATTATTCCGCTTAGATAATGGGTTATTctgatattttgttttgtttttttttttttttaatttaagtactgtatttatttataatttgcttGCTCGACTAATTCATGTTAAAGAGATTGCGATAACCTGCATTAATAATTGTGGTATTTCGATAAGAGTTACGTGACAATTCATGTGTAAATTATCGAGTGACAATTGCAAATACCGGCTCAATTTCATAAGTACGtactatttgtatatatttattttggacAGGCATGGCGCAGACGTGTGATTTCGTGTGAAATATCGACCAAAAGCTATTGGCCGGCCAATTGGTCATTCGAAGACGATATGTTTAGGGAAATCCTATTGTTTAGTATTTTATCAACTTTAAGTTAgttgcatttaaaataaatttcactgaTAATGCTAATTTTAGTAATGCATGTAGGTTAATAGCACCAACAATACATTGTAATTTTAACTAATAGACAAATGTGCCCAATACCTCATTGGCACATTCGATGATttctatttgatatttttgaaatttgcattGGAATTTTTCCCGATCAAATCACTTATTTAACGGATCgcttcgaactgatattggatCTCTTGCATCATCGGAACTTCATATACTTTTTGTATCGTTCTTAATTTAATTGCGCATATGAGAGTTCCTAAAAGATTTAGGCCCACTTTTAACAGCAATTGGATTTTATGAGAAATAAAGCGACACTTACTATATCTTACGTTGGTAAGTGACTGCTTGAAATCTCCACTTGTCTCTCAAGTGTTCATTCAAACTTTCACTAAATGCTGGCTTACGTTGATTATAATAAAACACAGGGGGCATTAGTTGTACCATTAAtatcatttcaatttatttaataatatttataatttttatatactatatatgtatgtaattatttaataatgaaatCTTAAGGggctattaaatatttacaggtTACAATTAAATTTGGAGCTTCACTCAACCGCATTCAATTCACACGTATCCCCCTACTCTCTCTCTTcaaatttctgcaatttttgatttttcttttataattttgaacatTCGCTGACATGCTTGTGTCTCAAAAGGATTTGTTTATTAACATTAGGGTGTCTCTTCATACACTTATCTTAAACTTTTTCGCATCAAGCTCAAGTGAAAACGAAGTTTTGAAGCGATGAATTTTGAAGTTTGATGCTGGTTTGATAAACtctaaaataattagtaaaatataaaataatttttagtattgcGATTAATTAAACTCAAGaactttctttataaatttcagaaattatattcattgttttaatttaagatttttaaattaacgtaacagcaaaaaaaaatcataaaagtttCATAGAGTCCAAACCTTTCATTTTACTTCAATCCACTACGTGCTTAGCCTTATTTTTGAAGGGACACCCCACTGTAAATATAGTCAATATGCCAGCAATTTGCAAAATAGTTGACCCTTTTCTGTTATTACATAAACCTAATGTACTTGGCCACAATGCATTTGTGAgtgtttcatttttgtttttgtaaaatatttgattccTAACCtaagacgaaaaaaaaataattcctcaTTGCTTAATTCATACTATAAATCGTATAAAATGTCAAAAACTGTCtcgtttttttcatatttttattttttattcagtgATCCTTTACTTAGTTTGTGTTGTTGGTATGACATTTATGAGATGATTAGTAAATATCGAAAATTAAGTAGAGCTTGAATGCTGCTATGCAcctatgaatgtacatatgtatgtatgtttgtttgtttgtttgtggttAGTTGTAGTTATGGGGACGAGTGATGGTTAATGATTAGATTTGACAAGTACGTTGGAGGCAAGCAAATATGATTAGATTTATAAAAGAGCGAAGCTTTCGAAGGGTTTACGAGTTACAtattacctatgtatgtatgaatgtatgtatgtggcgtataaatatgtatgtcattaATTGAGTTAACTGCTTTTACTATGAAttcttgaattttattatttaattggaTGTTTtcttttgtgtattttatatacacacatatatgaatgtgagcgtgtatattgttgttattgctatttgaataagggttttatatttttataagatttttactttggtcataaatatgaatatttggcACTTGGAAGAGCTGTACGGTTAATTagtataattagttttttttcaaaaaaaatattgcttgaaaaataataatttaaaaaaaggggAAATTTAACTTATCCTTAAGGAATTGTAAATATAAGAAActgttttaaactaaatatttatttggttattaaattttggatattaaaGACTTTTAAAATCAACTTGATGTGTATATTAATCCCATtgctacgccaattacatattaaattaaaaaaaaaaaattgttaatactagttaaatttagtttttaaagaaacagcaaaatatttttctttaagcataataattgtataaaaaaatataaaagaaa containing:
- the LOC105212260 gene encoding cytochrome b5; its protein translation is MSQEYSVCEVAQNNGRDGKPVWIIIKDSVYDMTEFIKEHPGGEESILEYAGRDATKAFNEVGHSTDAIKEMKSYKIGVIRAECAKILNTQPTATANGLNEKQPQPNCCQSEKKRIKFFFCF